Part of the Triticum aestivum cultivar Chinese Spring chromosome 4D, IWGSC CS RefSeq v2.1, whole genome shotgun sequence genome is shown below.
ACATTGTGATTCTAGTCACGGTAGACCAAGATAGGATTTGACCCTCCGACTTGAAGAGAGATATGGCTTTGGGCCTCCTGAGTGATCACTTTGCATGGCATTGACACTGCTGGCTATGGGTCAACCTTAATCAAGAATTTGTATCATGAGTTCGAGAAGAGATCTAGATAGCGAGCACCCAAGGAGGACAAATAATCACCTTGAGCTTCACAATATATTAGTCTATTTCTGTTTTAACCCAACTTGAAAGGACACCGGATGAACACGGTGGCATGCGCAGCGCGATTGGGGGTTTTCTAGCAGCAGAGCCAAGGAAAGGACATCgagatggcgacggcggcggccctgCTCTCTCCGGCCGTACATACTCTCGCTGTATCGCCTCGCAGTCGTCGTACGCAGCGTGTCAGGTATCCCGTACCTCAAGCATTTGGTGATGATTTGATTTCATCTGCGCGCTGCTCCTTTTGTTTCAGCCAGAAGAAGAACCAGGTACTCATGCATAGCATAAATGGCCATTACCATGTACTCCAGTTTGTATCTAGTCTTTGTACGTAGCTAGCTACGCATACATGGAACTGTCTCTGGCCTTAGGCCGCCCGGGAACCGACGGCAGCGCGGCGGCCGGCCGGGGATCGTACAACGGCAGAGTGGCCGGCGATGAGGCGCGGCCGCTGTTCCCGTGCCTCTTCTGCGACAGGAAGTTCCTCAAGCCGCAGGCCCTCGGTGGCCACCAGAACGCGCACAGGGAGGAGCGCGCGGCCGGCTGGAACCCCTACGTCTACGGCCGCCACCCCGCTGCCAGTGCCGcctcgtctcgcgccgccgccaccgacaacTTCAACCCTATCGCCCCTCCGCCCCTCCATGTCGTTCCTGAGGCTGTCACGCTGGCTCCGTCGGTCCACGGCGTGCGAGCGGCAGCCGGGACGTTCTCCGGCGTCCACGGCGATGTGGGCGACATGCTAAGCTGGGGAAGGTCATCCGCCACTGAGATTGCGCCGGAGAGCAACACCGGCGTGGGAATCGACCTGGAGCTGCGACTCTAGCAGATTCAGCTACGGAGGACATGCATCTTGCTGGattatcttccagctctcctcgtTAATTGCCTTTATGAATCTATCTGTTGAAGGTTTGTGTTGCCCTTCTTCAGTTTTGTTTTGTGAAGTGCCTTATTTTTTCAGACCTCGTCAAATTGCTATATTTGTGATTGGTTCATAAATAATGTCTCAACTCTGTCTTAGAAATGTGTTATGTCCAACATGAGAGTAGGCATACAGTGTTCAATCGGGCACGAATAAGTAGCCTTTTGTTTTCTCTGTAACTTTCTTATTAAGACAGGTGGCTAGTGCATTTGTCCTGTTTGTACGGCCAGAATTTGTTACACATTGTTGTAAATAATCATCGATTCATGCATCTGAATGGGCTTGCTTAATCTCGGTTAACCAACGGTCTCTGAAGAATTAGAAAATTTCCTATCGCTTGGAGTAACACGTGGTTCTCCGTGGTTAcctacttagggcatctccaacggcaatcTGTAAAAATCTCTACGCATATGTCCATGGACAgggggaccagtccgcggacacgCATGCGGGAGGTCgacatccaaccgtagccgcatacaTCCGGTCTTCCGGATTTTTTTTCCAGTCCGCAAGATCAAGTAGCGCATGCAAAGGGGACAGAAGTTCAAATAGCCACATGCAGCAGTAGTTAAAATTTAAAAGAGCTCAAATATTTTACATCccaacattgttgtcccctttCACCACCCACTGCTGCTCAATCAGATCCTCCTTTAGGTGCACGTGAGTTGGTCGATGCCGAATTTGTTGGTGCATTTAAATAAACTCCTCAAATGTGGCCGGATTATGATCcggaagttggataggatcacACATGTTCTCAAATTCCAGAGCTGCGGCAGCTtcgtcaccctcatcctcgacgatcatgttgtgcatgatcacac
Proteins encoded:
- the LOC123097160 gene encoding zinc finger protein GIS3-like, which produces MELSLALGRPGTDGSAAAGRGSYNGRVAGDEARPLFPCLFCDRKFLKPQALGGHQNAHREERAAGWNPYVYGRHPAASAASSRAAATDNFNPIAPPPLHVVPEAVTLAPSVHGVRAAAGTFSGVHGDVGDMLSWGRSSATEIAPESNTGVGIDLELRL